In the genome of Leeuwenhoekiella sp. MAR_2009_132, one region contains:
- a CDS encoding endonuclease/exonuclease/phosphatase family protein, with translation MVFYAFALFLILIALLPLTQGTHWVIRGWDFIRVQTSFLQLLVIILIAVFAFPEATWEYIVAACLIATLLFQVYKVFPYSHYYPIRDKKPENPEKLQQISLLTSNVLQTNTDYDKLIKQVEEHQPDLLLVMETDKNWETGLKSLEENYPHIVPVPLDNFYGMHLYSKYELGDTQVNYLVEKDIPSIFTKVYYNHESFINLICVHPAPPSPTENETSEERDAELLIIGKAVRELESPVIVCGDLNDVVWSRVSRLFAKMTGLIDPRIGRGLFPTFHADHWYLRFPIDHLFHSEDVVVDKMKRLPHVGSDHYPMFFTFWLETEEIIEKPELDEETNEEIEERINEGLESAE, from the coding sequence ATGGTATTTTATGCTTTTGCCCTTTTTCTAATTCTCATTGCCCTACTGCCCCTAACGCAGGGAACACACTGGGTAATACGCGGCTGGGATTTTATACGGGTTCAAACCAGTTTTTTACAACTTTTAGTTATTATATTAATTGCTGTATTTGCTTTTCCTGAAGCAACCTGGGAGTATATTGTAGCGGCTTGTCTAATCGCAACGCTTTTATTTCAAGTTTATAAAGTATTCCCATACTCGCACTATTACCCTATACGTGACAAAAAGCCTGAAAATCCTGAAAAACTTCAACAAATAAGCCTACTCACATCTAATGTTTTACAAACCAATACAGATTACGATAAACTTATAAAGCAAGTTGAAGAACATCAACCAGATTTGTTACTGGTGATGGAAACCGATAAAAACTGGGAAACCGGATTAAAATCTCTTGAAGAAAACTACCCGCATATTGTACCTGTACCACTAGATAATTTTTACGGTATGCACCTTTATAGCAAGTATGAGTTAGGGGACACTCAAGTAAATTATCTTGTCGAAAAAGATATCCCATCTATATTTACAAAGGTTTATTATAATCATGAATCGTTTATAAATCTTATTTGCGTACACCCTGCTCCTCCCAGTCCTACCGAAAATGAAACATCAGAAGAACGCGATGCTGAACTTCTAATAATAGGAAAAGCAGTGCGGGAATTAGAGAGTCCTGTGATTGTTTGTGGCGATTTAAATGATGTAGTATGGTCTAGAGTAAGTAGACTATTTGCTAAAATGACCGGTTTAATTGATCCTAGAATAGGCCGAGGACTCTTCCCTACCTTTCATGCAGATCACTGGTATTTAAGATTTCCTATAGATCACTTATTTCATTCTGAAGATGTTGTGGTAGATAAGATGAAACGTTTACCGCACGTGGGTTCAGACCATTACCCTATGTTCTTTACTTTCTGGCTTGAAACCGAAGAAATCATAGAAAAACCCGAATTAGATGAAGAGACTAATGAAGAAATAGAAGAGCGTATAAACGAAGGACTTGAAAGCGCAGAATAA
- a CDS encoding MGH1-like glycoside hydrolase domain-containing protein — protein sequence MAKKNTEEQKRLDAHYSDKEDWLHWGPYLSERQWGTVREDYSPGGDAWGYFTHDQARSRVYRWGEDGLAGFTDRYCNICFGLSLWNGKDKILKERLFGLTGPEGNHGEDVKELYYYLENTPTHSYMKHLYKYPQKEFPYGELVKSNKNRTRQELEYELLDTGLFNKNEYFDVVTEYAKAGPDDICIKISVTNRNSKEAELHVLPTLWVRNFWDFREMPFKPSIQKSKARKNPSVQIKHPYTGEYNFFFQKPDHLLFTENETNEEKLYLQPNDHPYKKDFFHNTVVKNDYRLAKKKQEGTKFAPHYSRKLKGGETVVFKLRLTSGEPKDAFDKNFDQLFVTRAQECADFYEGIKSVANPEAKNIQRQAFAGLLWSKQYYNYEVEQWLKGDPKVSTPPKERQHGRNSTWKTLRNHDIHLMPDAWEYPWYAAWDSAFHCITMAYIDPDFAKKQLLLFTKEWYMAPNGQIPAYEWNFSDVNPPTQAFAALQIFKIERDSAGKSDIDFLKRIFNKLSLNFTWWVNQEDRKQNNVFQGGFLGLDNIGVFDRSSGIPGNAHLEQVDGTSWMALYCLNMLEISIKIALEDSSYEEMCTKFFGHFIFIAEALNKRSEKYVGTWDEEEGFFYDKLVFQDGTYQPIKVRSIVGMMSLVAVLHISKATLDRLPNFKYSVDWFRKYRMKNLKYMVIQEFSDESDLLLALVPKDRLQILLKTMFDEKEFLSNQGIRSLSKIHETTYSIDIANTSYDIKYEPAESESSMFGGNSNWRGPVWMPFNYLFTTALKEFRDYYGSDLELEYPTGSGNIMGLEAIRKDLMRRLISIFQEDEHGDRPVNALHKETYRDPNFKDLILFYEYFHGDTGRGIGASHQTGWTALVANMIDEIY from the coding sequence ATGGCTAAGAAAAATACAGAAGAACAAAAGCGCCTTGATGCGCACTATTCAGATAAAGAAGACTGGTTACACTGGGGGCCTTACCTAAGTGAGCGACAATGGGGTACCGTAAGAGAGGATTACAGTCCCGGAGGTGATGCCTGGGGTTATTTTACACACGATCAGGCTCGTAGTCGGGTTTATCGTTGGGGAGAAGATGGTTTAGCAGGTTTTACAGATCGCTATTGTAACATTTGTTTTGGTCTTTCTTTATGGAATGGGAAAGATAAAATCTTAAAAGAGCGTCTATTTGGTCTTACAGGTCCTGAGGGTAATCACGGCGAAGATGTGAAAGAGTTGTATTATTATTTAGAGAATACGCCCACGCACTCTTATATGAAGCATTTGTATAAGTATCCTCAGAAAGAATTTCCGTATGGAGAGTTAGTAAAATCTAATAAAAACAGAACACGGCAAGAACTTGAATATGAACTTCTAGACACCGGCCTGTTTAATAAGAATGAATATTTTGATGTAGTTACCGAGTATGCAAAAGCAGGGCCAGATGATATTTGCATAAAAATTTCGGTAACAAATCGCAATTCTAAAGAAGCAGAATTACACGTGTTGCCTACACTGTGGGTGCGTAATTTTTGGGATTTTAGAGAAATGCCCTTTAAGCCTTCAATTCAAAAAAGTAAAGCAAGAAAAAATCCTTCAGTCCAAATAAAACACCCCTATACAGGAGAATATAATTTTTTCTTTCAGAAGCCAGATCATTTGCTGTTTACTGAAAATGAAACCAATGAAGAGAAGCTGTATTTACAGCCTAATGATCACCCGTATAAGAAAGATTTTTTTCACAATACTGTAGTTAAAAACGATTATCGTTTAGCGAAAAAAAAACAAGAAGGAACCAAGTTTGCACCGCATTATAGCCGTAAATTAAAGGGAGGTGAAACTGTAGTTTTTAAATTGAGATTAACCTCTGGCGAACCCAAAGATGCTTTTGACAAAAATTTTGATCAGTTATTTGTAACCAGGGCGCAGGAGTGTGCAGACTTTTATGAGGGTATTAAATCTGTAGCTAATCCTGAAGCTAAAAATATTCAGCGACAGGCATTTGCCGGATTATTGTGGTCAAAACAATATTACAATTACGAAGTAGAGCAGTGGTTAAAAGGAGATCCTAAAGTGTCTACACCACCTAAAGAGCGTCAACATGGGCGCAATAGTACCTGGAAAACATTACGTAATCACGATATTCATTTAATGCCAGATGCCTGGGAATATCCCTGGTATGCCGCCTGGGATAGTGCGTTTCATTGCATTACAATGGCCTATATTGATCCTGATTTTGCTAAAAAGCAATTGCTGCTGTTTACAAAAGAATGGTATATGGCGCCTAATGGCCAAATTCCCGCTTATGAGTGGAACTTTAGTGATGTGAATCCGCCTACTCAAGCATTTGCAGCTTTGCAGATTTTTAAAATAGAACGGGACAGCGCGGGAAAATCTGATATAGATTTTCTGAAACGAATCTTCAATAAACTCTCGTTGAATTTTACCTGGTGGGTAAATCAGGAAGATCGAAAGCAAAATAATGTCTTTCAGGGTGGATTTTTAGGTTTAGATAATATTGGGGTATTTGACCGAAGCAGTGGTATTCCCGGCAATGCACATTTAGAGCAGGTAGATGGTACCTCGTGGATGGCGTTGTATTGCTTAAATATGTTAGAGATAAGTATTAAAATAGCTCTAGAAGACAGCTCATACGAGGAGATGTGTACTAAGTTTTTTGGGCATTTTATCTTTATAGCTGAAGCACTTAATAAACGTAGTGAGAAATATGTGGGGACCTGGGATGAAGAAGAAGGATTTTTCTATGATAAGTTGGTATTTCAAGACGGGACCTATCAACCCATAAAAGTGCGATCTATTGTAGGGATGATGTCATTAGTAGCAGTACTGCATATTAGTAAAGCAACGCTAGATAGATTACCTAATTTTAAATACAGCGTTGACTGGTTTAGAAAATACCGAATGAAAAACCTGAAGTATATGGTTATTCAGGAATTTTCTGATGAATCTGATCTATTGCTGGCACTGGTTCCTAAAGACCGACTACAGATTCTATTAAAAACTATGTTTGATGAAAAGGAGTTTTTAAGTAATCAGGGAATACGATCCCTTTCAAAAATACACGAGACAACCTATTCGATAGATATAGCAAATACGAGTTATGATATAAAATATGAACCTGCAGAGTCAGAATCTTCTATGTTTGGGGGCAATTCTAATTGGCGTGGACCTGTATGGATGCCGTTTAATTATCTTTTTACAACCGCTCTAAAAGAGTTTAGAGATTACTATGGTAGTGATTTAGAGTTAGAATATCCTACCGGAAGCGGTAACATAATGGGATTAGAAGCGATAAGAAAAGATTTAATGAGGCGCTTAATTAGTATTTTTCAGGAAGATGAGCACGGCGACAGGCCTGTAAATGCTTTACATAAGGAAACGTATAGAGATCCTAATTTTAAAGACCTTATTTTATTTTACGAGTATTTTCACGGAGATACCGGTAGGGGTATAGGAGCTTCTCATCAAACGGGATGGACTGCCCTTGTCGCAAATATGATAGACGAGATTTATTAA
- a CDS encoding pyridoxal phosphate-dependent aminotransferase, with product MIIESAKRLQQTSEYYFSRKLKEVRALAAAGKPIINMGVGSPDLPPPPHVIDALTQSLLDAPAHQYQSYKGLPQLTKAMSDFYVSKYAVTLDSETEILPLMGSKEGIMHISMAFLNQGDQVLIPNPGYPTYSSVTNLLEAEPVYYNLDAANNWMPNYEELAKLDLSKVKLMWVNYPHMPTGAKATTADFEKLIAFAKAQNILLINDNPYSFILNDNPESILSIQGAKEVALELNSLSKSFNMSGWRVGMLLGAEDYINAVLTVKSNMDSGMFYGIQKGAAAVLTEGERWFNELNSVYKSRRELMWQLADVLGCTYDKEAAGMFIWAKLPEGASDAESFIDDILLEKSIFITPGTIFGSQGAGYIRFSLCVTEDKIREAISRF from the coding sequence ATGATTATAGAATCGGCTAAACGTTTACAGCAGACTTCAGAATATTACTTTTCGCGTAAGCTTAAAGAGGTAAGAGCGCTTGCAGCGGCAGGTAAACCTATCATAAATATGGGTGTAGGTAGTCCAGATTTGCCACCTCCGCCTCACGTTATAGATGCGCTCACACAATCTTTACTAGATGCGCCTGCACACCAGTATCAGAGTTATAAGGGTTTGCCTCAACTTACAAAAGCGATGAGCGACTTTTATGTGAGTAAGTATGCAGTAACCTTAGATTCTGAAACAGAGATTTTACCCTTAATGGGGTCTAAAGAAGGCATTATGCACATAAGCATGGCATTTCTTAATCAGGGTGATCAGGTTTTAATACCTAATCCCGGTTATCCTACCTATTCTTCGGTAACTAATTTGCTTGAGGCTGAGCCTGTGTATTACAATCTTGATGCGGCAAATAACTGGATGCCTAATTACGAAGAGCTTGCTAAGTTAGATTTGAGTAAGGTTAAGTTGATGTGGGTTAATTATCCTCATATGCCAACAGGGGCTAAGGCTACTACAGCAGATTTTGAAAAATTAATTGCCTTCGCAAAAGCTCAAAATATTCTTTTGATTAATGATAACCCGTACAGCTTTATTTTAAATGATAATCCTGAGAGTATTCTAAGTATTCAAGGAGCAAAAGAAGTGGCGCTTGAGCTTAATTCTTTGAGTAAGTCATTTAACATGTCTGGCTGGCGCGTGGGTATGTTACTGGGTGCAGAAGATTATATAAACGCAGTACTAACCGTAAAAAGTAATATGGATAGCGGTATGTTCTACGGAATTCAAAAAGGTGCAGCAGCGGTTTTAACTGAAGGGGAGCGCTGGTTTAATGAACTTAATTCGGTTTATAAATCAAGGCGAGAGCTTATGTGGCAACTTGCAGATGTTCTGGGATGTACGTATGATAAAGAGGCAGCGGGTATGTTTATCTGGGCAAAACTGCCGGAAGGAGCATCAGATGCAGAATCTTTTATAGATGACATTCTTTTAGAGAAAAGCATATTTATAACCCCGGGAACCATATTTGGCTCACAGGGAGCAGGATATATACGTTTTTCGCTTTGCGTAACAGAAGATAAAATTAGAGAAGCGATTAGCAGGTTTTAA
- a CDS encoding VOC family protein yields MKTAWYLILVLFTMNLASAQNFEFNKDHDALLVKDLDKAASFYRDILGLKEIDNAGLGPKFKWFELENKVQIHLIESEELFKPHKGVHLALNVNDLDGFMAFLIEKKVHFENWPGEKKVTNTRPDGVRQIYFTDPDGYWIEVNTNKL; encoded by the coding sequence ATGAAAACTGCTTGGTACCTAATACTAGTACTTTTTACAATGAATTTAGCTTCAGCACAAAATTTTGAATTTAATAAAGATCACGATGCCCTATTGGTAAAAGACCTTGATAAGGCAGCTTCATTTTACCGGGATATACTGGGTTTAAAGGAAATTGACAATGCAGGTCTTGGTCCTAAATTCAAATGGTTTGAATTAGAAAACAAAGTGCAAATACATCTAATTGAAAGCGAAGAATTATTTAAACCACATAAAGGTGTGCATCTAGCTCTTAACGTAAATGACCTTGATGGTTTTATGGCTTTCTTAATTGAAAAGAAGGTTCATTTTGAAAATTGGCCCGGAGAAAAAAAGGTAACTAATACCCGCCCAGACGGTGTGCGGCAAATTTATTTTACAGACCCTGACGGATACTGGATAGAAGTAAATACTAATAAATTATAG
- the gldA gene encoding gliding motility-associated ABC transporter ATP-binding subunit GldA, translating into MSIVVNAISKNYGTQKALDAISFNIQKGEITGFLGPNGAGKSTMMKILTTYLKPTSGDALVNDYSTKTQQLEVQKSIGYLAENNPLYPEMYIREYLKFQADLNNAPKERIEEVITLTGLTPEITKKIKQLSKGYRQRVGLAAALINDPEVLILDEPTTGLDPNQLKEIRSLIRTIGKTKTVLLSTHIMQEVEAICDRVIIINKGHIVADKKLDNLKDDKEQVIEVEFDYRIEEVALLQLPKVILVKNTKGFVYEITFETITDMRPVIFDFAHDNGLKTLQLTKKNRSLEQLFQELTS; encoded by the coding sequence ATGTCTATTGTGGTAAATGCCATCTCAAAAAATTATGGAACGCAAAAAGCGCTTGATGCGATCTCCTTTAACATACAGAAAGGAGAGATTACCGGGTTTTTAGGACCTAATGGAGCCGGTAAGAGCACGATGATGAAAATACTTACCACCTATCTAAAGCCCACTTCAGGTGATGCATTAGTAAATGACTATTCTACGAAAACACAACAGCTTGAAGTTCAAAAAAGTATAGGTTACCTGGCGGAAAATAATCCGTTATATCCTGAAATGTATATTAGAGAATATTTAAAGTTTCAGGCAGATCTTAATAATGCCCCAAAAGAGCGCATTGAGGAAGTTATAACGCTTACCGGTTTAACTCCCGAAATCACTAAAAAAATCAAACAGCTAAGTAAAGGTTACAGACAACGTGTGGGTCTTGCTGCCGCACTAATAAATGATCCCGAAGTTTTAATTTTAGACGAGCCTACAACAGGTTTAGACCCCAATCAGTTAAAAGAAATACGATCGCTAATAAGAACTATTGGTAAAACTAAAACCGTTTTACTATCTACACATATTATGCAAGAGGTTGAAGCGATTTGCGATCGTGTGATAATAATTAATAAGGGACATATTGTAGCAGATAAAAAACTTGATAATCTTAAAGATGATAAGGAGCAGGTTATAGAAGTAGAATTTGATTATCGTATAGAAGAAGTGGCTTTACTACAACTCCCTAAAGTAATATTGGTTAAAAACACAAAAGGATTTGTTTATGAAATTACTTTTGAAACAATAACAGATATGCGACCGGTAATTTTTGATTTTGCACACGACAATGGTCTTAAAACCTTACAGCTTACCAAAAAGAATCGTTCATTAGAACAACTTTTTCAAGAACTCACCAGCTAA
- a CDS encoding cation:proton antiporter, with amino-acid sequence MDYFLIVTILVVLAAVFGYINVRFLKLPNTIGLMLITLLFTVAVVILGTVNDTLLNAERAIIKSIDFESVLLDGMLSFLLFAGALHTNFEQLRVQRWPVLVFSTIGVLTSTFLVGVALYGVTALLSLQIDFIYCLLFGALISPTDPIAVLGILKKAGAPKNLETKIVGESLFNDGVGVVVFLTLFKIAGSTESVSAGEIVKLFGLEVLGGIGLGLAIGWVTYRLLKSIDDYDIEVIITLAAVMGGTVLAQQLHMSAPLAMVTAGLLVGNDTARKHTMSELTQTYVDKFWELIDILLNTILFVLIGMEMLVLTLDFSAIVAGLIAIPVVLICRYLSLLLPITFFEKHLNFAPKTNLVMTWGGLRGGISIALALGLTADMHRDLFLIITYVIVIFSILIQGLTVGKVIEKLGLSTLEKSN; translated from the coding sequence ATGGATTATTTTCTTATCGTAACTATTCTGGTAGTTCTTGCAGCAGTTTTTGGTTACATCAATGTTCGGTTTTTAAAATTGCCTAATACCATAGGTTTGATGTTGATTACACTACTGTTTACGGTAGCGGTTGTTATTCTAGGTACGGTAAACGATACATTGCTAAATGCAGAGAGAGCTATAATTAAAAGTATAGATTTTGAAAGTGTTTTGCTAGATGGTATGCTGAGTTTTCTGCTTTTTGCAGGAGCATTGCATACTAATTTTGAACAACTTAGAGTACAACGTTGGCCAGTTTTAGTATTTTCAACAATAGGTGTTTTAACTTCCACATTTCTGGTAGGGGTCGCTCTTTACGGGGTGACTGCATTATTGAGTTTACAGATTGATTTTATATACTGTTTACTTTTTGGAGCTTTAATTTCTCCTACAGACCCTATCGCAGTTTTGGGAATACTTAAAAAGGCAGGAGCACCTAAAAATTTAGAAACTAAAATTGTCGGCGAATCTCTTTTCAATGATGGCGTAGGAGTTGTTGTGTTTCTTACGCTATTTAAAATTGCGGGTTCTACTGAATCTGTTTCCGCAGGTGAAATAGTTAAACTGTTTGGGCTGGAAGTTTTAGGAGGTATAGGTTTAGGTCTTGCTATTGGCTGGGTTACCTACAGGCTTTTAAAGTCTATAGACGATTATGATATTGAAGTTATAATCACGCTTGCCGCCGTAATGGGTGGTACTGTTCTAGCTCAGCAACTACATATGTCTGCGCCTTTAGCGATGGTTACTGCAGGTCTACTTGTGGGTAATGACACAGCACGCAAACATACAATGTCAGAGCTTACACAGACTTATGTAGATAAATTTTGGGAGCTAATAGATATATTACTCAATACCATCCTATTTGTTCTCATAGGTATGGAAATGCTCGTGCTCACTCTAGATTTTAGTGCAATAGTTGCCGGTCTTATAGCAATACCCGTAGTTCTTATATGTAGATATCTATCATTACTGCTGCCTATAACGTTTTTTGAGAAGCATCTCAATTTTGCGCCAAAAACTAATTTAGTAATGACGTGGGGTGGTTTGCGAGGAGGAATATCTATAGCACTTGCACTCGGTTTAACAGCAGATATGCACCGCGACTTATTTCTAATCATCACTTATGTGATTGTCATATTTTCCATATTAATTCAAGGTCTAACTGTAGGAAAAGTGATTGAAAAATTAGGGTTGAGTACACTTGAAAAATCAAATTAA
- a CDS encoding SDR family oxidoreductase, translating into MQKPNERLKGQTAIVTGSSSGIGAAVAIALGRDGANVVVNYNSSDKGAKEVAKQINEDSTCGEAIVVQCDVSKEDEVQQMFKETISKFGTVDILVANAGLQKDAPLHEMTLEDWQLVIDVNLTGQFLCAREALREFMRRGMRPEVSKSLGKIIHMSSVHQIIPWAGHTNYAASKGGLVMLMESICQEYAPLKVRCNSIAPGAIKTPINKEAWQTPEALQELNKLIPYKRIGVPDDIGSAAAWLASDESEYINGTTLFVDGGMTCYPGFTTNG; encoded by the coding sequence ATGCAAAAACCCAACGAGCGATTAAAGGGACAGACAGCTATAGTTACAGGGTCAAGTTCTGGAATTGGAGCTGCAGTAGCAATTGCATTAGGCAGGGACGGAGCTAATGTTGTAGTTAATTACAACTCTTCAGATAAGGGAGCAAAAGAAGTTGCTAAACAAATTAATGAAGATAGCACTTGTGGTGAAGCTATTGTTGTACAATGTGATGTTAGCAAAGAAGATGAGGTGCAGCAGATGTTTAAGGAAACCATTAGTAAATTTGGTACCGTAGATATTTTAGTTGCCAATGCAGGCTTACAAAAAGATGCTCCGCTACACGAGATGACGCTTGAAGACTGGCAGCTAGTTATAGATGTAAATCTCACCGGGCAGTTCTTATGTGCTCGAGAAGCGTTACGCGAATTTATGCGCAGAGGTATGCGACCCGAAGTCTCAAAATCTTTAGGTAAAATTATACATATGAGCTCTGTTCATCAAATAATTCCCTGGGCAGGACATACTAACTATGCAGCTTCTAAAGGTGGGCTAGTTATGCTAATGGAGAGTATTTGTCAGGAATATGCCCCTTTAAAAGTAAGGTGTAACAGCATTGCGCCGGGTGCTATTAAAACGCCTATTAACAAAGAAGCCTGGCAAACACCAGAGGCTTTGCAAGAATTAAATAAATTAATACCGTATAAACGCATAGGCGTACCTGATGATATAGGAAGCGCAGCCGCCTGGCTGGCTTCAGATGAATCAGAATATATTAATGGCACTACTCTTTTTGTAGATGGGGGAATGACGTGCTATCCAGGATTTACAACAAATGGCTAA
- a CDS encoding serine hydrolase domain-containing protein has protein sequence MINKKFLFWSTFLILLISLSLSTHNFDSQNRVKSPTAVNVTGAVAGVTKQEKELFKMRKNAINIALANYFKKAIDQQLIVGAGVSVVSGDSILFNGGFGMRSFSKLDSVNAQTVFRLGSLSKGFTGVLAGIEVAEGNLSWDDKLATALPQFHLKNKLNEQAITLSNVLSHTTGVPYHCYTNLVEAGLAMSQIAEKFKVINTISKPGDLYSYQNAMFALSGEMMQAATGQSIQHLLKNKIFSPLNMKTASTDYDAMINTDNYAFPHKNTAKGWMQIPVNKKYYNAVPAGGINASAEDMAKWMHFLLGHEESVLTKSDLQSVFTPQIEMLEGRKYYQRWKGHLKSSYAYGWRIHDFINAETGVETSMIHHGGSVSNFRNEIALYPSEDFGVCVLFNSMTPLATSVIPDLHDIVQNIMNMPASQFGLSELVSL, from the coding sequence ATGATTAATAAAAAGTTTCTCTTTTGGAGTACATTTTTAATACTCCTAATTTCTTTGTCATTATCTACCCATAACTTTGATTCTCAAAATAGGGTAAAATCACCTACTGCAGTTAATGTGACCGGTGCAGTTGCCGGAGTGACTAAGCAAGAGAAAGAGCTTTTTAAAATGCGTAAAAATGCTATTAATATAGCTCTAGCAAATTATTTTAAAAAAGCCATTGATCAACAGCTAATTGTAGGAGCAGGCGTAAGTGTAGTCTCAGGTGATTCTATATTGTTTAATGGAGGGTTTGGGATGCGTAGCTTTTCTAAATTAGATTCAGTAAATGCACAGACGGTTTTTAGATTGGGTTCGTTATCAAAAGGATTCACAGGGGTTCTAGCCGGTATAGAAGTAGCAGAAGGTAACTTAAGTTGGGACGACAAACTTGCAACGGCATTGCCGCAATTTCATTTAAAAAATAAATTGAATGAGCAGGCTATAACCCTATCTAATGTTTTGTCTCATACAACGGGAGTTCCTTATCACTGCTATACTAATCTTGTAGAGGCAGGACTTGCAATGTCTCAAATTGCTGAAAAGTTTAAGGTTATAAACACCATTTCAAAACCGGGAGATCTGTATAGCTATCAAAATGCAATGTTTGCTCTCAGTGGTGAGATGATGCAGGCCGCTACCGGGCAGAGTATTCAGCATTTGCTTAAGAATAAAATTTTCAGCCCCTTAAATATGAAAACGGCATCTACAGATTATGATGCGATGATTAATACAGATAATTATGCGTTTCCTCACAAAAACACAGCAAAAGGGTGGATGCAAATCCCGGTAAATAAAAAGTATTACAATGCGGTGCCTGCAGGTGGTATAAATGCGAGCGCAGAAGACATGGCAAAGTGGATGCACTTTTTGCTGGGACACGAAGAGTCTGTTTTGACCAAATCTGACTTACAATCGGTATTTACTCCACAAATAGAAATGCTTGAGGGTCGAAAGTATTATCAGCGTTGGAAAGGGCATTTGAAGTCATCTTACGCTTATGGGTGGAGAATACACGACTTTATAAATGCAGAAACCGGGGTTGAAACCAGTATGATTCATCACGGGGGCTCTGTAAGTAATTTTAGAAATGAAATCGCCCTTTATCCTTCAGAAGATTTTGGTGTTTGCGTACTTTTTAATAGTATGACTCCTTTAGCTACTTCGGTAATCCCAGACCTACACGATATTGTTCAAAATATAATGAATATGCCGGCTAGTCAATTTGGCTTGTCAGAACTCGTAAGCCTATAG
- a CDS encoding prephenate dehydratase, translating to MKHKVAIQGIEGSFHHKVAQDFFSEDVEVVACRNFQDVVNSLLKGESTDAVMAIENSIAGSIIPNYALIDYHQLNIEGEHYLPISQNLMAMPGQTLENIKEVWSHPMALLQCKDFFKDKSNIRLVEDDDTAGAAKRIAEGQLTNVAAIASVTAAKIYGLEILAENMQTIKDNSTRFFILNNNGRTDTDVPDKASVKFLTDHKRGSLAAVLNVMSDCKLNLTKIQSLPVIETPWVYSFFVDVTFKEYKDFDKAKKLLAIMAAEFKVLGEYKNRK from the coding sequence GTGAAACATAAGGTAGCCATACAGGGAATTGAAGGATCCTTTCACCATAAGGTAGCTCAGGATTTTTTTAGCGAAGATGTTGAGGTTGTGGCTTGCCGCAATTTTCAGGATGTGGTTAATAGTCTTTTAAAAGGTGAAAGTACAGATGCAGTAATGGCAATAGAAAACTCTATAGCCGGAAGCATCATACCTAATTATGCACTAATAGACTATCACCAGTTAAATATTGAAGGTGAGCATTATTTGCCTATAAGTCAAAATTTAATGGCGATGCCCGGGCAGACTCTCGAAAATATTAAAGAAGTATGGTCTCACCCCATGGCTTTATTACAATGTAAAGATTTTTTTAAAGATAAAAGTAACATACGCCTTGTTGAAGATGATGATACAGCAGGAGCGGCAAAACGCATCGCCGAGGGTCAATTGACAAATGTAGCAGCAATAGCCAGTGTCACTGCAGCAAAAATTTATGGTTTAGAGATTTTAGCAGAAAACATGCAAACCATTAAAGACAATTCAACACGCTTTTTTATTCTGAATAATAATGGGCGTACAGATACTGATGTACCTGATAAAGCTTCGGTTAAATTTTTGACAGATCATAAAAGAGGCAGTCTGGCAGCGGTACTTAACGTGATGAGTGATTGCAAATTAAACCTTACAAAAATACAGTCGTTACCAGTTATTGAAACGCCCTGGGTGTATTCTTTTTTTGTTGATGTGACTTTTAAAGAGTATAAAGATTTTGATAAGGCAAAAAAATTATTGGCTATAATGGCTGCAGAGTTTAAAGTTCTCGGAGAATATAAAAATCGGAAATAA